A genomic stretch from Candidatus Poribacteria bacterium includes:
- a CDS encoding carboxymuconolactone decarboxylase family protein gives MPTVRLVPESEATGKVREVFDDIKRTRGLDRVPNIWRALATNPTHLETSWERLKLIMADGALDRRTKEIIALAVSITNGCDYCINSHTAALQRLGLTTEGLGELIAVVDLFNAMNRVAEAYQIEPDVRPKVDP, from the coding sequence ATGCCCACCGTGCGACTGGTTCCCGAATCGGAAGCGACCGGCAAGGTTCGCGAGGTGTTCGACGACATCAAGCGCACGCGGGGGCTGGATCGCGTGCCGAACATCTGGCGCGCGCTGGCGACCAATCCCACGCACCTGGAGACGAGTTGGGAGCGACTGAAGCTCATCATGGCGGATGGGGCGCTCGACCGCCGGACGAAGGAGATCATCGCGCTGGCGGTCTCGATCACCAACGGATGCGATTACTGCATCAACTCGCATACGGCGGCACTGCAGCGGCTGGGCTTGACGACCGAGGGGTTGGGCGAGCTGATCGCCGTCGTCGATCTGTTCAACGCGATGAACCGAGTCGCGGAAGCCTATCAGATCGAGCCCGACGTGCGACCCAAAGTCGATCCCTGA
- a CDS encoding cupin domain-containing protein, whose protein sequence is MAESHALVRGDEALVVHLPHTVLRWHCHADNTPSRHLALGTATFPVGGGHGRHRHPNAEEIIYVVKGSARQGLGDDEFSMEPGDCIHIPQNVVHYTKNVGSGELVIMVGFSSSTPETIELET, encoded by the coding sequence ATGGCGGAAAGCCATGCGCTAGTGCGCGGTGATGAAGCGCTTGTGGTGCATCTCCCGCACACGGTGCTGCGTTGGCATTGCCACGCAGACAACACGCCGTCGCGGCATCTCGCGCTGGGAACGGCGACGTTCCCGGTGGGCGGGGGCCACGGGCGGCATCGGCATCCGAACGCCGAGGAGATCATCTACGTCGTGAAGGGCTCGGCACGCCAGGGTCTGGGAGACGATGAGTTCTCGATGGAGCCCGGCGACTGCATCCACATCCCGCAGAACGTCGTGCACTACACGAAGAACGTCGGCTCCGGCGAACTGGTCATCATGGTCGGGTTCAGCTCTTCGACGCCGGAGACCATCGAACTCGAGACATGA
- a CDS encoding fumarylacetoacetate hydrolase family protein, with the protein MRLVSFQGRSGTHLGIEVDGRVVDAARTYLANIDDDGGLALTTMQTLLDAGDAGMAAARRVHDLAAASPAKAHWTTAPIAAPVPRAPKLLCLAGNYAEHIREGGGEAPEKKTTTPRVFMKPPGTTTIAHGEAIVIPRYAGWIDWEGELAVVIGKRGKYIAASDALDYVAGYTILNDVSERNLLLDREREPREGDRWFDWLNGKWLDTFAPMGPCLVTRDEVANPDDLLLTLRVNGVEKQRARTSEMIFTCAELVAWITRHITLEPGDVISTGTPSGVGKARGEKLAHGDVVDVEIEGIGVLSNPVVREA; encoded by the coding sequence ATGCGGCTCGTGAGCTTTCAGGGCAGATCAGGGACGCATCTGGGAATCGAGGTCGATGGGCGCGTTGTGGACGCGGCGCGGACATACCTCGCCAACATCGACGACGATGGTGGGCTCGCCCTGACGACGATGCAGACGCTGTTGGACGCCGGAGACGCCGGCATGGCTGCTGCCCGTCGAGTGCACGACCTGGCGGCTGCGTCACCCGCCAAGGCGCATTGGACGACGGCTCCCATCGCCGCGCCGGTTCCACGGGCTCCCAAGCTGCTCTGCCTCGCCGGCAACTACGCCGAACACATTCGAGAAGGCGGCGGCGAAGCGCCGGAGAAGAAGACCACGACGCCGCGCGTCTTCATGAAGCCGCCGGGAACGACGACCATCGCGCATGGCGAAGCCATCGTGATCCCTCGGTACGCCGGGTGGATCGACTGGGAAGGCGAGCTCGCGGTCGTCATCGGCAAGCGCGGCAAGTACATCGCGGCATCCGACGCCCTCGACTACGTCGCCGGTTACACGATCCTGAACGACGTCTCCGAGCGGAACCTGCTGCTCGACCGCGAACGCGAACCGCGCGAAGGCGATCGGTGGTTCGACTGGCTCAACGGCAAGTGGCTCGACACCTTCGCGCCGATGGGGCCCTGCCTCGTCACGCGAGATGAGGTTGCGAACCCGGATGACCTGCTGTTGACGCTCCGCGTGAACGGCGTCGAGAAACAGCGGGCGCGCACGAGCGAGATGATCTTCACCTGCGCCGAGCTGGTCGCCTGGATCACGCGCCATATTACCCTCGAACCAGGCGACGTCATCTCGACTGGTACCCCGTCTGGCGTCGGCAAGGCGCGCGGCGAGAAGCTGGCGCATGGCGACGTCGTCGACGTGGAAATCGAGGGGATCGGCGTGCTCTCCAACCCGGTCGTTCGCGAAGCATAG